Proteins co-encoded in one Brassica oleracea var. oleracea cultivar TO1000 chromosome C4, BOL, whole genome shotgun sequence genomic window:
- the LOC106337501 gene encoding uncharacterized protein LOC106337501, with amino-acid sequence MEVMVGSPFGIGMAACVRDRTGVSAQDKTVPAAALFSADEPGRGGSPIGFASRIGLRMNRKSPEESSEDSSSSIGECSENEEEEEDDAVSFQRGGGGGTLVSFTSSLEDSLPIKRGLSNHYVGKSKSFGNLMEQTNINAKDLEKGENPFNKRRRLLIANKLRSRGRSMSVSNFYSWQNPNSVSLLAIQEHNEVNHHNDDDYKKNEDGDRTIKLLEKRNMLMKNKRDLMAQTQSCFCLSSLQEEEEDDDDDDDYEGGVDK; translated from the exons ATGGAGGTCATGGTGGGTTCTCCGTTTGGAATCGGCATGGCGGCGTGCGTTAGAGATCGGACCGGTGTCTCGGCGCAGGATAAGACCGTACCGGCGGCGGCTCTGTTTTCGGCAGATGAACCTGGACGAGGTGGATCACCGATCGGGTTTGCTAGTCGGATCGGATTAAGGATGAATAGAAAATCGCCGGAGGAATCATCGGAGGATAGTTCGTCGTCGATCGGAGAGTGCAGCGAAAACGAGGAGGAAGAAGAAGACGACGCCGTTTCATTCCAGAGAGGAGGAGGAGGAGGAACACTTGTTTCGTTTACTTCCTCTTTAGAAGACTCTCTGCCGATTAA GAGAGGATTATCAAACCATTACGTAGGGAAATCAAAATCTTTTGGTAACTTAATGGAACAGACGAACATCAACGCAAAAGATCTTGAGAAAGGAGAGAATCCATTCAACAAGAGGAGGAGATTGCTTATTGCTAATAAGCTGAGAAGTAGAGGAAGATCCATGTCAGTTTCGAATTTCTATTCTTGGCAAAACCCTAATTCTGTGTCGTTACTTGCAATCCAAGAACACAATGAAGTGAATCATCATAATGATGATGACTATAAGAAAAATGAAGATGGTGATCGAACTATAAAGTTGTTGGAGAAGAGGAATATGTTGATGAAAAATAAGAGAGATTTGATGGCTCAGACTCAAAGTTGTTTCTGCCTTAGTAGTTTGCAAGAAGAAGAAGAAGATGATGATGATGATGATGATTATGAGGGTGGAGTTGATAAATGA
- the LOC106337201 gene encoding probable WRKY transcription factor 17 isoform X2: MTVDIMRFPKMEDQTAIQEAASQGLKSMEHLISVLSNRPKDHNADCSEITDFAVSNFKKVISLLNRTGHARFRRGPVQSSPSSSSSSAAAPPLPPVSQQTPPSQLSPPAPVITPGTFVQSHQQSLTLDFTRPTVFGAKTKGTEIVEFAKESFSVSSNSSFMSSAITGDGSVSKGSSIFLAPAPTAPVASSGKPPLAGLPYRKRCFEHDHSQNFSGKISGSGSGKCHCKKSRKNRMKRSVRVPAISAKIADIPADEYSWRKYGQKPIKGSPHPRGYYKCSTFRGCPARKHVERALDDPTMLIVTYEGEHRHQKSAMNENISSSLVFGSA; the protein is encoded by the exons ATGACCGTCGATATCATGCGTTTTCCTAAGATGGAAGATCAAACGGCTATACAGGAAGCTGCATCGCAAGGCTTAAAAAGCATGGAACACCTCATCAGTGTTCTCTCTAACCGTCCTAAAGACCACAACGCTGACTGCTCTGAGATCACCGATTTCGCCGTCTCCAATTTCAAAAAAGTCATCTCTCTCCTTAACCGGACCGGCCACGCCCGGTTTAGACGCGGGCCGGTCCAGTCCTCTCCTTCATCTTCATCCTCCTCCGCCGCAGCTCCTCCTCTTCCACCCGTTTCTCAGCAAACGCCTCCTTCTCAGCTATCTCCTCCGGCACCGGTGATAACTCCGGGGACCTTTGTTCAGTCGCATCAGCAAAGCCTGACGCTAGATTTCACCAGACCAACCGTATTTGGCGCCAAAACCAAGGGCACGGAGATTGTTGAGTTTGCAAAGGAGAGCTTTAGCGTCTCATCGAACTCCTCTTTCATGTCTTCGGCGATCACCGGCGACGGGAGCGTGTCTAAGGGATCTTCGATTTTTCTTGCTCCGGCTCCGACGGCGCCTGTTGCTTCCTCGGGGAAACCGCCGCTTGCTGGTCTTCCTTACAGAAAGAGATGCTTTGAGCATGACCACTCTCAGAACTTTTCCGGCAAGATCTCTGGCTCCGGCAGCGGAAAGTGTCATTGCAAGAAAAG CAGGAAAAATCGGATGAAGAGAAGCGTGAGAGTACCGGCGATAAGTGCAAAGATCGCCGATATTCCAGCGGACGAGTATTCATGGAGGAAATACGGACAAAAACCGATTAAGGGCTCACCACACCCACG GGGATATTACAAATGTAGTACGTTTAGAGGGTGTCCAGCGAGGAAACACGTAGAACGAGCATTGGATGATCCAACGATGCTTATCGTGACTTACGAAGGGGAGCACCGTCACCAAAAGTCCGCGATGAACGAGAACATATCTTCCAGTTTGGTGTTTGGCTCTGCTTGA
- the LOC106337201 gene encoding probable WRKY transcription factor 17 isoform X1 gives MTVDIMRFPKMEDQTAIQEAASQGLKSMEHLISVLSNRPKDHNADCSEITDFAVSNFKKVISLLNRTGHARFRRGPVQSSPSSSSSSAAAPPLPPVSQQTPPSQLSPPAPVITPGTFVQSHQQSLTLDFTRPTVFGAKTKGTEIVEFAKESFSVSSNSSFMSSAITGDGSVSKGSSIFLAPAPTAPVASSGKPPLAGLPYRKRCFEHDHSQNFSGKISGSGSGKCHCKKSYSRKNRMKRSVRVPAISAKIADIPADEYSWRKYGQKPIKGSPHPRGYYKCSTFRGCPARKHVERALDDPTMLIVTYEGEHRHQKSAMNENISSSLVFGSA, from the exons ATGACCGTCGATATCATGCGTTTTCCTAAGATGGAAGATCAAACGGCTATACAGGAAGCTGCATCGCAAGGCTTAAAAAGCATGGAACACCTCATCAGTGTTCTCTCTAACCGTCCTAAAGACCACAACGCTGACTGCTCTGAGATCACCGATTTCGCCGTCTCCAATTTCAAAAAAGTCATCTCTCTCCTTAACCGGACCGGCCACGCCCGGTTTAGACGCGGGCCGGTCCAGTCCTCTCCTTCATCTTCATCCTCCTCCGCCGCAGCTCCTCCTCTTCCACCCGTTTCTCAGCAAACGCCTCCTTCTCAGCTATCTCCTCCGGCACCGGTGATAACTCCGGGGACCTTTGTTCAGTCGCATCAGCAAAGCCTGACGCTAGATTTCACCAGACCAACCGTATTTGGCGCCAAAACCAAGGGCACGGAGATTGTTGAGTTTGCAAAGGAGAGCTTTAGCGTCTCATCGAACTCCTCTTTCATGTCTTCGGCGATCACCGGCGACGGGAGCGTGTCTAAGGGATCTTCGATTTTTCTTGCTCCGGCTCCGACGGCGCCTGTTGCTTCCTCGGGGAAACCGCCGCTTGCTGGTCTTCCTTACAGAAAGAGATGCTTTGAGCATGACCACTCTCAGAACTTTTCCGGCAAGATCTCTGGCTCCGGCAGCGGAAAGTGTCATTGCAAGAAAAG TTACAGCAGGAAAAATCGGATGAAGAGAAGCGTGAGAGTACCGGCGATAAGTGCAAAGATCGCCGATATTCCAGCGGACGAGTATTCATGGAGGAAATACGGACAAAAACCGATTAAGGGCTCACCACACCCACG GGGATATTACAAATGTAGTACGTTTAGAGGGTGTCCAGCGAGGAAACACGTAGAACGAGCATTGGATGATCCAACGATGCTTATCGTGACTTACGAAGGGGAGCACCGTCACCAAAAGTCCGCGATGAACGAGAACATATCTTCCAGTTTGGTGTTTGGCTCTGCTTGA